A window from Kovacikia minuta CCNUW1 encodes these proteins:
- a CDS encoding type II toxin-antitoxin system HicA family toxin, with the protein MTHEITFADIEKLFLKLGFAPSNTAGTQQVFRHSALGTLIVLPDYDHQESIRPIHLTTIRKILVENGLMTPAAFDGFLEKVPG; encoded by the coding sequence ATGACTCATGAAATTACCTTTGCTGACATAGAAAAGCTATTCCTCAAATTGGGGTTTGCTCCGTCTAATACAGCAGGAACACAACAGGTTTTTCGCCACTCTGCCCTCGGCACACTGATTGTTTTGCCTGACTATGATCATCAGGAATCCATTCGCCCAATTCACCTGACAACGATTCGTAAAATCCTGGTTGAAAACGGACTAATGACTCCCGCTGCTTTCGATGGTTTCCTGGAAAAGGTTCCGGGTTGA
- a CDS encoding DUF4365 domain-containing protein has translation MESNEGVGCGVWGVGKKKRTRQPIIADLSVNHVERYVLSCGYSVERVEYDYGIDLVIFTYSASGEIENGQIYVQLKATDSLEVLADRETIPFSLKRSDLELWLKEPMPYILIVYDAQADMAYWLYLQAYFENQPGFDLSQIGETATVHLRKANIVNQAAIRKFAEYKQDILAQLQEVIRHHDS, from the coding sequence ATGGAGTCAAATGAGGGTGTGGGGTGTGGGGTGTGGGGTGTGGGGAAGAAAAAGCGAACGAGGCAACCTATCATTGCAGATCTCAGTGTTAATCACGTCGAGCGATATGTACTGTCCTGTGGGTATTCAGTTGAACGGGTCGAATACGATTATGGGATTGACCTGGTGATTTTTACTTACAGTGCCAGTGGTGAAATTGAAAACGGTCAGATTTATGTTCAACTCAAAGCAACCGATTCTCTGGAAGTCCTCGCTGACCGGGAAACCATTCCGTTTTCGCTCAAGCGATCGGATCTGGAACTGTGGCTGAAGGAGCCAATGCCCTATATTCTCATCGTGTACGATGCTCAAGCAGATATGGCTTACTGGCTTTACTTACAGGCATATTTTGAGAACCAACCGGGATTTGACCTTTCCCAGATTGGTGAAACGGCTACAGTCCATCTGCGAAAAGCGAATATAGTAAATCAAGCAGCAATTAGAAAGTTTGCAGAGTACAAACAAGACATTCTTGCTCAATTACAGGAGGTAATTCGACATCATGACTCATGA